The genomic stretch GATCTCCAAAGAAGTGGTCCGACAGGGAGTCAAAGTGGGCGACCGGCTGTACCCGGGATACCCGGTATCCGGTCAGCCGGGACTGTATGAGGCGTATTTTGGGCTCCCCTACGAAACGGCGGATGTTCGGCTTGCCGTCGTCGCGGAGGACATGGCCGGCAACAGGACGGAAGCCGGCTTCCCGCACCGCATCCGGAAAAAGCACTTCCAAAAGGACCGACTGGAGTTGTCGGAGGGTTTCTTGAAGGACATCGAGGCCAAGTTCACGTCTCGATACCCGGAGCTGGCTTCGGAGGGCTCCCCTTTGAAGGTGTTTATACACGTCAATTCAAAAATGCGCGAGAGTAATGGCCGGGAGTTTCTTGCCGCCTGTTCGTCGTCGTCTCCCGAGCGACTCTGGGACGGCCCGTTCCAGTCTCTGACCAATGCCGGGGTGCGAGCCGGATTCGCCGATCATCGCGAGTATGTGTTCAACAATGAGAGCGTGGCCGAGTCGGTCCACGAGGGACTCGATCTGGCGTCATTGGCCATGGCCTCGGTTCCGGCGGCCAATAGTGGTATTGTGACCGAGGCCAAGGAGATAGGGATTTACGGAAACACGGTGATTTTGGACCATGGCATGGGCCTCTTCAGCACGTATTCGCATCTTTCCTCGATCATGGTGACACCGGGTCAGCGGGTGCAAAAGGGCCAGACTCTGGGGCTTACCGGCTCAACAGGACTGGCTGGGGGAGATCACCTGCACTTCGGCATCGCCATTCAAGGCATCTTCGTTAACCCCATAGAATGGCTGGACCCCAACTGGGTCGAGAAAAAAATAATGGAGCCCATCGGGGCCGGCCGACCAGCCGGGGCTCAGCCTTCGTGAGACTGGACGGATGCAAAGCGGAAAGCGGTAAACCTGGCGGCTGAGCGATCACTGGTACGCTGGAGCCGGGGCAGGGGGGGCTTTCTATCCGCTTCAGGATTGCCCGGTCGAAACTCGAGGTCCGGCGTTCCGGACCTCGCCCGGTCCGAGCCCGTTCCACGGGAAGCCCCTGGCGCCCTGTGAAGGCGTGCGAAAGACCCGTCGAAAAAGGAAAACTGCTTGACACGGCGAGCCTCGGACCCTTACAGTGTTGGTTACGTAACAGATTGATTTTAGGCGAAAAGCATCCGTAATGGCGGACCCTTCAGACTTCAGTAAACAGGCCGAAAGCACTTCCAAAGGAGAGCGTATGGGAGAGACAGTGGAGGAACGTA from Deltaproteobacteria bacterium encodes the following:
- a CDS encoding M23 family metallopeptidase, with translation MPRRSLLIGLLVIIVLIPLLWLYIVRFEGEPPQVSWDLERNYLGRTQVVHLDVSDAKSGIRRVWVQMLRDGRQDKIYEESFPMMGWMDGGSVTHKSIDLTIEPTKLGITDGKVVLEAQVWDGSLNGWLHGNKTVLLKEVIVDTVLPAVSVLGNTQYLNQGGAGVVLYKISKEVVRQGVKVGDRLYPGYPVSGQPGLYEAYFGLPYETADVRLAVVAEDMAGNRTEAGFPHRIRKKHFQKDRLELSEGFLKDIEAKFTSRYPELASEGSPLKVFIHVNSKMRESNGREFLAACSSSSPERLWDGPFQSLTNAGVRAGFADHREYVFNNESVAESVHEGLDLASLAMASVPAANSGIVTEAKEIGIYGNTVILDHGMGLFSTYSHLSSIMVTPGQRVQKGQTLGLTGSTGLAGGDHLHFGIAIQGIFVNPIEWLDPNWVEKKIMEPIGAGRPAGAQPS